The sequence ACAGGTCACCGACAATTCGATCGATCCAGGTGCTGCTCCACCTGCGACCAAATAAACGCCCTATTCCCTCCTGCAGACCGTAAAGCCATTGGCGCAGTGTCTTCTCACTGCGGGTTAAGACAAAGATTGCGATACCGATAACGGAAAGACCGACGAATCCGGCAATATAACTGGCACCGGTTGCTTCAAGCCCACGCCATGCGAAGTAGCCCAGGCTAAACGAAAAGATCAGCAGCATTGCCATCACATAACTGAGGGTTTCGAGCGAAGCCAACAGTGCCGACTCACCGGGCCGAATACCACGCCGGTTAAAATTGCTTATGAGAAACGCATAGCTTCCAACCCCACCGGCAGGCACCGACTGACTGATAATAATGGCCGTCAGGGCAGTTGCCCACAGACGGAGGAGATTCATGCGGTAACCGAGCGAACGGAGGACAACATTAAAGACCTGCGCACTCATCAGATAGCTGAAAGCAATCAGCACCAAAGCCGCGAGTAGCCAACCGTGCTTTGCTTCATTCAAGAGACTAAACGCCTCAACGATCCAGTGGCGGTTGAGAATAGCAAGTATAATAATACCAATACTGATGAGGGCGCTGGTGATCAGTTTCCATGGTTTAACGCCCATAGGTGTCCTTTCGAGCCGTAGAGTTGTTGTCGTTGACTCTGCAGGAGTCGGGTCGAGCATTCGTTGACGCCGATGCATGCCTAATGATACGGGATGGAAATGCTTCATCCTACGGCGTCGGGCTTTACCAGACAATGGAGAATATCCCCTCTTTGCCGGTCGGTTCTTCCCAGTGAACCTCAACTCGCTCGACTTGCGCTTGACTGGGGCCGCTGTAGCACCAGCTAATAAGCTTTTGAACGGCTGGTCGTGTTCCTTCAAAGACTGCCTCCACGCGACCATCACTCAGGTTGCGTACCCACCCTCTGACTTGCGCTTCACGCGCGCGATCGCGCGTGTACGCTCGAAAGCTAACGCCCTGTACGCGACCAGAGATAAAGACATGAGCACGAACGAGATCCACGTTCCACCTATCTGTCGCTATAGCTCTGTGTCCAATTTACCTGACTATTGCTGAGTATAGCGCACGAACAGCAGCTCTGCAACTCGTATACAGTAAAAACTTTGTCAGAGATGTATATTGTGGTACAGTGCGATACTTCTACCATACAGGGGGACGCAACAAGTGCATGACAGCATCTTGCACCGACATACCGATCCGTACTCCGCTTGCGGCTGCTGCCTGGTTGATGGCACTGACAATTCCATGTTCCCACGTGTCGGCAGCGTCTCCAATGCGGGCACTCGTGTGGGCAACAGCAATAGCGGGTATCTGTACTGTGTCGAGCAGGTATAACCCGGCAATACCGGCATTATCTTTCCCTATACCGGCATCGTTGAAGACCACGCCAGCCAGTGTAATGGTAAGAGCATAACGCGCCGAGCTGAGGCCACCGTGTGAACCACTCACCACACAAGTCCCTGCCTCCTCTGGAGTAAGGTATGAGATAGAGTCCATCAAGACGACTCTGCCATAGACAAACGAAATGACGGTTTTACGTTCCATGACCCGAATATGATAAAAGCCGGGAGTTAACCCGGCTTTTTAATCGTGTGGGGTGCCTGATGGGGCTCGAACCCACAACTTCCTGATCCACAGTCAGGCGCTCTGCCATTGAGCTACAGGCACCGTACAGCACTGAAGAATATATCACAACCACGCCATCTCGTCAAATGGAAACACTCCTTTATTGGAGCACACTAAATACAACAACTCCGTACTGCCATTGGGCCCGCAGACGAAGACCAGCAGCGGCAAAGTATCGATTAAGTTCTGCCAGCGTCGGAAACTGGAGACCTCCCGTTGCGAGGAGCTGTTGCAGCATCCGTCCGGGCAGCGTTGTTGCCTGAACCAGACTCATCATAACACCTCGACCGCCAGGTCTTAGCAGACGCCGCCACTCAGCCAACGCAGCCGGTATGTCACCGATTTCGTTGAGCGTACCTCCCATCACCAGCACATCGACGGTAGAGTCTGCAAAGGGTAAAGCCTGGGCACTGGCCCGCATCAGGGTTATCGATAGGCCATCACGACGCACACGTCGTTGTGCTTCGCCGAGCATGGCCATGCTCAGATCAACCCCGACAACGAAACCACTCGCATTGCTCTGACGACGTGCCCGTTCCAAAGCACGTGCGTACAGGCCATTGCTGCAGCCAACATCAATCATCAGCCCACCCCGTTCGGCGCCGGCTAGACCGGTTATGAGCCGAAGTTCACGGGTAAGTGGAAAAGGCTCACCGGTGAGTAAGCTCAGTGATAGCGGTCGCCAGGTTCGCTCGTAAGCCCAGGCCGCTGGCGGTAAGTCATTCACCATCTGTGCCGCACTTGTTGGATGGTGTTCTCCTACGACATCGAGAATACCATCTGCTATCGGATATTCTGCGGCACACGATGAACACCGCAGGCGACCGGTGATGATCGTACCATCGATCATGCGATCTATTTGTGCTACCACCAACGTCGCGGTAGGGTGATAAGGACAAGTTAAAAGTGGTAGAAGTCTGAAATCCATGTAATCATGGTACCACAAAGACACCAGGATATCACTGTATATACCGACGAGCAATCGAGATCAAATGTTCGTATTCAATTGGCTTCGACAGGAACTCGACACAACCCGCCTGATGTGCACGTTCAATATCATTCCGCGTCACATGACCACTCACTGCGACCACCGGAATCTGGCCGAGTTCGGGGTCGCGCTTGATATATTCAGTCGCTGTCCAGCCATCGAGGCCAGGCATCGACAGGTCCATTAGGATCAGGCCTGGCCGATGCTGCCTAGCAAGTTTAATTGCGGTATGGGCATCCGCAGCGAGTTCGACCTTGAAGCCACTGAAACTCAACATCTGACCGATAATATTACGATTGTCAAAATTATCATCGACGACGAGAATGAAGCTCATGCCGGTTCTCCAACTAGAGGCAGTTTCGACGACAACGATGAGGAGGCAACCGTAGAAACAGGTATGGTTGGGAGCCAGACCGTAAACGTGGATCCGACACCAACCTCACTTTCCACCTCGATAGTACCGCCAAGCGCCTGGACAATCTGCTTGCTCAGTGCCAGACCGAGACCGGTGCCCTCATAACGCCGGGTAACTGACGAGTCGATCTGGCTGAACGGTTGAAAGAGTTTATCTTGTTTGTCGCGTGGAATACCGATCCCGGTATCGATCACCGCGAACTGAATACCGGCCACATCGCCGCGCTTTGCCGATGTTACTTCGAGTCGGATCGTTCCGTTTTCGGTAAACTTGGCAGCATTGCCGAGCAAATTGATCAAGACCTGACGTAAACGACGACCATCGGTCTCGATAGTGTCAATTTCGGCAGGACAATACGCCTGAACCTGGTTATGATGTCGCTGCGCTAACGGTAGTGTCATTGCAACCAGCTCATCAACCAGTGTTGGGATATGTACCTGACTGTACTCCAATTCAAGCGCACCCTGTTCAATTTTTGCAAAGTCGAGAACATCACTAATTAGCGTCAGTAAATGTCGCCCGGAAGCCAGGATTCGTTCCAGGTATTGCGCATTAGGTTCGGCTACCGATTTGCTGAGGTGTAATAGCTGAGCATAACCGAGGATCGCATTGAGCGGTGTCCGTAGTTCGTGGCTCATCGTAGCCAGAAAAGCACTCTTGGCCTGACTGGCCGCTTCTGCTGCGGCGCGAGCACGTTCTGCTTCGGCTTCAGCCTGCTTGCCGCGGACAATCTCTTCCATCAATTGAGCCTGTCGGGCAAGACTTTCTTGCAAAGCGCGGTTGCGATCTTCTAGTTCACTACGCTGGTGACGAAGGCTAGCGAGCATCTGATCAAATGCCCGCGCCAGATCGCCGATCTCGTCACGGATCTGCTCATTAATAGAACCTACGAAGTTACCGGCCGAAACCCGGTTTGTTGCTTCCACCAGGCGTCGTAGACGACGGGCAATACGCGCCGAGAGAAACAACCCAATCGCAGCCGAGATAATAATCGCAATAACTGTATCGAATACGATAAATGTACGAGCCGTGTCATAGCTTGCAGCTACTACGTCGAGGGACGCACGTGCCTGCCGTTGATTCTCTTGAACTAACCCTGCCATCGCCTGGTCGAGCGCATCATACGCCGGATTCATACGTGAATAAAATGGCTGAACGCTACCATCACTCACCAGACGGACTGCCGGAATGAACCGCTCGTGGTTGGCTCTGACAACTTCACCCCAGGCTGCTTCAACTGCATCGAGCTGATTTTGCTCACGTGGAGAGCTGATCAATGAGCGATATGTTAGGAAATAACCGCTCATCTCAGATTCTATCGCTCGCATCTGGTCGAGAATACGGTTACGATCACCATTGTTAGTATAGATGAGAAATTCCAATTGGCGAGCGCGATAACGGTTGATGGCAGTTGTCATATCACCCACGGTATCGAGCGACGGGATTGTATGGCGCTCGATGAAGACTGCCCGTTCGTTCATTGTAGCCATCTGATGGACGGCAAAATAGCCGAGGACCATCATCAAGATCAAGTCGATGGCTAGGGCGCCTAGCAATTTAGCCCGGATCGGAAAACGCATCGCTAGCGATCCTCTAACTGCAACAATTGCTCTATCGACAGGCCAACCTGCGATCCGCCGGTAAATACTGAACCAGTTATCCGCCGTTCAAACCGACGGAAGGCCAGTTGGTATACGGCCTCAGGTAAAGGCGTGTACAACGCCTGTTGCGCAAACACGGCTCCGTTCTGTAGATACATTTGGATGAAGGCCTGCACGTGCGGTCGACTCGCTCTATCGGCACGCACATAAATAAACAGCGGCCGAGACAGTGGCTGATAACGACCATCTGTTATCGTTTCTAGTGTTGGTGCAACACAGCCATTCCCATTATCGATTGCCACAGCCCGTAGCTGCTGGGAATATTCAACGTAGTAGGCATAGCCGAAGAACCCTAATCCTAACCGGTCGGCTGCAACGTCCTGAGCGAGCAGATAATCGTCCTCACTGGCCGTGTAATCGCTACGGCTCACACCTTCCACACCAACAATGGCCGAGGTAAAGTAATCATACGTTCCGGAGTCAACACCAGCACCGTACAGGTGCAACGGTTCATCGGGCCATTCCGGTCGTATCTGATTCCAGCGCGTGATGTTACCTTGCGCTTCCGGCGCCCATATACGCTGAAGCTCGGCTACGGTTAGACATTGTACCCAATCATTCTGTGGATTTACTACGACCGACAACCCATCGAACGCTACCGGTAGCTCGATAAAGGCGATGCCCTGGGCGGCACATGCTTCCATCTCGCGCTGCTTGATCGGGCGGGAAGCGTTGGAAATATCGGTCTCGCCAGCGCAAAAACGGGTAAACCCGCCGCCGGTGCCACTGACCCCCAAGCGCACGGCAACATCAGGCGCGAGCTGGCTAAAGGCAATAGCTACTTGCTCGGTGATTGGAAAGACCGTACTCGAGCCATCGATTTTGATTTCGCCACGAAGCTGACCAAGATCAATCGCCGGAAGCGAAATTGCTGTCAACTGA comes from Chloroflexus sp. Y-396-1 and encodes:
- a CDS encoding acylphosphatase, which codes for MDLVRAHVFISGRVQGVSFRAYTRDRAREAQVRGWVRNLSDGRVEAVFEGTRPAVQKLISWCYSGPSQAQVERVEVHWEEPTGKEGIFSIVW
- a CDS encoding class I SAM-dependent methyltransferase; this translates as MDFRLLPLLTCPYHPTATLVVAQIDRMIDGTIITGRLRCSSCAAEYPIADGILDVVGEHHPTSAAQMVNDLPPAAWAYERTWRPLSLSLLTGEPFPLTRELRLITGLAGAERGGLMIDVGCSNGLYARALERARRQSNASGFVVGVDLSMAMLGEAQRRVRRDGLSITLMRASAQALPFADSTVDVLVMGGTLNEIGDIPAALAEWRRLLRPGGRGVMMSLVQATTLPGRMLQQLLATGGLQFPTLAELNRYFAAAGLRLRAQWQYGVVVFSVLQ
- a CDS encoding lysylphosphatidylglycerol synthase transmembrane domain-containing protein, with amino-acid sequence MGVKPWKLITSALISIGIIILAILNRHWIVEAFSLLNEAKHGWLLAALVLIAFSYLMSAQVFNVVLRSLGYRMNLLRLWATALTAIIISQSVPAGGVGSYAFLISNFNRRGIRPGESALLASLETLSYVMAMLLIFSFSLGYFAWRGLEATGASYIAGFVGLSVIGIAIFVLTRSEKTLRQWLYGLQEGIGRLFGRRWSSTWIDRIVGDLSRGRNLLIHRRSDVFLLVLIQLTALSGHSLAMLLVLHALGTDVSFAVVLAAFGVALVTSTFNVLPGGGGTVEAALVAVLSQMGVGPAAVPAAIIFRLFNYWLAAPIAAICYHWLMHEPVTPLVSSKVRTSSLNAPSHD
- a CDS encoding PstS family phosphate ABC transporter substrate-binding protein translates to MPTAQPTNISSPTPTPTLQQSQLTAISLPAIDLGQLRGEIKIDGSSTVFPITEQVAIAFSQLAPDVAVRLGVSGTGGGFTRFCAGETDISNASRPIKQREMEACAAQGIAFIELPVAFDGLSVVVNPQNDWVQCLTVAELQRIWAPEAQGNITRWNQIRPEWPDEPLHLYGAGVDSGTYDYFTSAIVGVEGVSRSDYTASEDDYLLAQDVAADRLGLGFFGYAYYVEYSQQLRAVAIDNGNGCVAPTLETITDGRYQPLSRPLFIYVRADRASRPHVQAFIQMYLQNGAVFAQQALYTPLPEAVYQLAFRRFERRITGSVFTGGSQVGLSIEQLLQLEDR
- a CDS encoding ATP-binding protein; translation: MRFPIRAKLLGALAIDLILMMVLGYFAVHQMATMNERAVFIERHTIPSLDTVGDMTTAINRYRARQLEFLIYTNNGDRNRILDQMRAIESEMSGYFLTYRSLISSPREQNQLDAVEAAWGEVVRANHERFIPAVRLVSDGSVQPFYSRMNPAYDALDQAMAGLVQENQRQARASLDVVAASYDTARTFIVFDTVIAIIISAAIGLFLSARIARRLRRLVEATNRVSAGNFVGSINEQIRDEIGDLARAFDQMLASLRHQRSELEDRNRALQESLARQAQLMEEIVRGKQAEAEAERARAAAEAASQAKSAFLATMSHELRTPLNAILGYAQLLHLSKSVAEPNAQYLERILASGRHLLTLISDVLDFAKIEQGALELEYSQVHIPTLVDELVAMTLPLAQRHHNQVQAYCPAEIDTIETDGRRLRQVLINLLGNAAKFTENGTIRLEVTSAKRGDVAGIQFAVIDTGIGIPRDKQDKLFQPFSQIDSSVTRRYEGTGLGLALSKQIVQALGGTIEVESEVGVGSTFTVWLPTIPVSTVASSSLSSKLPLVGEPA
- a CDS encoding response regulator: MSFILVVDDNFDNRNIIGQMLSFSGFKVELAADAHTAIKLARQHRPGLILMDLSMPGLDGWTATEYIKRDPELGQIPVVAVSGHVTRNDIERAHQAGCVEFLSKPIEYEHLISIARRYIQ